CGCCGGACTCCGCCCGCGGCTTCACGGCCCCGTGGTGCGGCTGATGCGGATCGGCGTCCATCTCCGTGGTGGTGGTGTGCAGCCACGGATTGAAGAGGTCGTGGTGCTTGGCAGCGGATCCGAAGTCCCACACGATCGGGTCGCTGTGGCGGGTGACGAGCGCGAACCGGATCGCTTTGTCCATCGCCCACGTGCCGATGTGCGTCGCGGACATGTAGCGGATGTTCGAGAAGTCGAAGGCGAGCAGCGCCCCGAGGTCGGATCGCTCGAGTTCCGCGCGCAGCTTTGCGAGCCGACCCTCACGAAGCACGTCACGGTCGATGCGCTTCTCCCAGTCGACGTCATTCGTCCCGAATGTAGGAATTGCCATGACCCACCGAATCCTTTGCGTTTGTTCACCGTGACGGCATCTTCCGAGTGCGTCTCTGCACTCTCTGTACAGGTAGACTAAACTTATTCGGAACACAACTGCAAGTCTGGAGAGCGAGGAGCATCGTGGCCACACGGATCGGATTCATCGGGCTGGGAACCATGGGATCGGCGATGGCCCTGCGCCTCGCCGCTACCGGGACCGAGCTTCGCGTCTGGAACAGAAGCCCTGGTAAGGCCGAAGAACTCGTCACCGCGGGGGCGATCGAGTGCGGCTCCGTCGCCGAGGTCTTCGAGGGCTCGGACATCGTCCTCTCCATGCTCGCCAACGACGCGGCCGCCGATGCCGCGTTCGACCAGACCGCTCTCGCCCAGGCTTCAGGCAGACTGCACGTCAACATGGCGACCATCAGCCTCGAGATGAGCCGGGAGCTCCAGCGGCGCCACACGGCCGCCGGCGCCGGCTACCTCGCGGCCCCGGTCCTCGGCCGCCCGAACGTCGCGGCCGCCGGGCAGCTGAACATCGTCGCCGCGGGCGAGGCAGCGCTCGTCGATCTCGCCGAGCCGGTGCTCGGCGAACTGGGCAAGCGCGTGTGGCGCGTCGGCGAGGATCCCGCGCAGGCGAACCTCGTGAAGATCGGGGTGAACTACAACCTCATCCACGCACTGCAGGCGCTCGGCGAATCGCTGTCGCTCGTGGAGCACGGCGGAGTCGACTCGCAGACGTTCGTCG
Above is a genomic segment from Leucobacter rhizosphaerae containing:
- a CDS encoding NAD(P)-dependent oxidoreductase, which codes for MRLCTLCTGRLNLFGTQLQVWRARSIVATRIGFIGLGTMGSAMALRLAATGTELRVWNRSPGKAEELVTAGAIECGSVAEVFEGSDIVLSMLANDAAADAAFDQTALAQASGRLHVNMATISLEMSRELQRRHTAAGAGYLAAPVLGRPNVAAAGQLNIVAAGEAALVDLAEPVLGELGKRVWRVGEDPAQANLVKIGVNYNLIHALQALGESLSLVEHGGVDSQTFVDILTDAAFTGSAYVGYGGLIAQRNYRPAAFPVALGLKDLSLAEQAAAELGAALPTAPAIRSMFGEALADPDLTDGDWSIIAEVIRRGPRAAD